The DNA segment GCCGCATAGAACAGCTCGTTGAACAGACACATGAAGCCAAGCACGGTACGGTTGGTGTAGTAGACACGCATAATCGGATTACCGGACATGTCGATAAACTTGTGCGACGTCTTGCCCTGGAGCACGGTCCTGGAGGGAGGAGCGGTGGTTGATTATCATTAGTCACAGCTATTCTTTTCGGTTATTGCATTTTCGCTTACGTGTGCAGATAGAACCAGTGGCACGCGACATCGATCGCCATAGAAAGCTGGAACCAGAACATGTACTTCGGGTAGAAGTAGCTTAGCGTTACAAGCAGACCGCATGTGCCGCACCGGTCGGTAAGCTGATCCAGCATGGCGCCGAACTTTGTGGCTAAAAGTATGAACGAAAGAGAGGGATAGAGAGGTAGGAAGCGCATTACAATTATCGCTATCAAACCGTGCCACGCGTTACCGATATCCCCTGGGGAGATAATTCGGCCCAATCGCACCAATCGTTATGCAATACCATTTAATTCGCACGCATACTCCGTGCTGGTATGATGGCGATGGACAAAAGAGGCCCAATCGAGCATCGATTTTCTTCCACCCAATCCGGGGGGCACAGTGGAATGGCACGGCGTGAATACTTACACTGGTTGAAATGCCGCGCCGCATGACCGTCGAGTGCATCGAGCAGTACGCTGATGATGTAGCACCAGCTGGCAATTACATAGTCCGTGGGCATGTAGTAGAAGGAAACGATTGCCAGCACGATCCGTGCGTAACCTgtgccaaaacaaacaaacaaatcgcaACACAAATGATGATGACGCAAAACAGTTTATCACACATTTTCCACCCCCTTACCGATTATGTTCGGCACGAACAGATAGATATTTTCCTGCTCCTGCTGTTTGACCTCCATTGTGCAAAAGGTGACGAGGATTCGCAACCGAGACACGACCGATAAGTAAATGCAAAAgtttgttccgttttttccTACACAAACAACGGGGCGCGCACGCAATGAAAACTGCGCGATAGATTTTCCACCTGCACTCGCGTACGGCTGTGGGAGGAAAAGATGATGCGAATTGTGcgatgtttatgtttgtgaCTTTCTGTTGACAGCTGAACTGTTGTTCGGACGTTATGGCCAGTAGGCGGCTAGAATCCCACTGTGCACGATGTTGTTCGGCGCCCAGGAGACAAAAGGAGTTAGTATGCATTTCGTCTTAACAAGCTCTTAGGTCGCAACAAAGTCTTAAGCAGCGGGTGCCGAAACCGAAAAACGACCGtaaagaaaacgaaatgacaaaCGGATAGTAGTGCTGGTAAGTGTAAAAAAAGAGGTTTGTTTACCAAAACTTGAACAACTTCAGTCAAATGTGTGTTAAAATGTTGCACTGGAGAAGCAAACTAACAACTATTTCGTTTGAAATATGCAACGCCGGTGGGTGAACCTTGCGTAAATCACCGTTCACATAATTTTACATAGTTTACTAAATAATCACAATCATTTCACTACATAATCCTTCTTCAATTAACTTATTTAACAagggcagcagcaatgagTTGATGATTGAAGGCGTCAATCTTTCTACACATTGACAAGAGCCGCCTTGTACCGATgccatgcattaaaaagctatgaagTTCTACCAAATTCGGTACACCTTCTTAACAAGCCGTCAAGTTCCATCGTTAAATAGCCTCAAATCTTTCACTCTGTACCATATAAcaggtttcgcattgaagttatgcatcgctagaactataacggcgatacgattgtttaaatactaaacttcaATGGAAATCActagcactgaagcaagtgagatttgagtaatggtcgttggtgttgatactcgtgtatctgaccacacgaccattcttccagatttttgctcggaatgAAGGGTATGAAGGGtatatacagtagaacgtcgattatccgggggcggattaaccggcgggcggtttaaccgtgcgcataaatgtgacagctgttcaagcgtacagcgaacatttgcagcgatagccaagtgggcaaccagttttttgtacagctctgtagtgtctagaggtgttttcgaaattcagttttgttcatgaacagttgtcaaacctatagttattgattgaaataatattctactaacgattaatcgattgattcaaagtaaattaatcataaaactaatcaattctataatttttatatgaatttgacattcttttaccattatccgtgcaaatcgattagccggcaaccgtccggtcccgagctacccggataatcgacgttctactgtat comes from the Anopheles coluzzii chromosome 2, AcolN3, whole genome shotgun sequence genome and includes:
- the LOC120947845 gene encoding CDP-diacylglycerol--inositol 3-phosphatidyltransferase, yielding MEVKQQEQENIYLFVPNIIGYARIVLAIVSFYYMPTDYVIASWCYIISVLLDALDGHAARHFNQSTKFGAMLDQLTDRCGTCGLLVTLSYFYPKYMFWFQLSMAIDVACHWFYLHTTVLQGKTSHKFIDMSGNPIMRVYYTNRTVLGFMCLFNELFYAALYLLHFTPGPLLLGFSTFKLLAIVSFPVAVVKTGISVIHGFVASCNIGVIDVAERAAQREREANKKPQ